The nucleotide sequence AGCGGCAGGAGCAGGTGTGGTTCGACCTGTACGACGCGGCGAAACAGTTCGCCGTCTCCCGCGTGGACGACTTGATCTGCCTGCCCCACATTCGGGAACTGGAACCCTTCGAGTATCAAATCAAGACCGTGCAATCGGTCATGCACCAGTTCAAAGGCCGGGCGCTGCTCTGTGACGAGGTGGGACTGGGCAAGACCGTCGAGGCGGGGATCTGCATGATGGAATATATCATGCGGGGATTGGCGAAGAAGATTCTCATTCTGGTCCCGCCTTCTCTGATCAACCAGTGGCATGAAGAAATGAAGCGCAAGTTTAACCAGGACTTCATCCGCTCCGACGATCGCGCGTTCATCGCTCTCGGCGAAGAGGCCTGGAGAAGATACAACAAGGTCATCGCCTCGCTGGCCACGGCCAAACGCCCCAACCACCGCCGGGTCATCTCCGACATTCATTACGACCTCATCGTGGTGGACGAGGCGCATCATGTCAAAAACCGCAATTCTGTCGCCTGGCAGTTCGTCAACAGCCTGAAGAAAAAATACATGCTGCTCCTGACCGCCACGCCGGTGCAGAACAGCCTGGAGGAACTGTATAACCTGATCACCCTGCTCAAGCCCGGACAATTGAAGACCTATTCGCATTTCCGTCGCCATTTCGTGGTGGACAACCAGGGCGTCGAGGTCAAAAATGCGGACAAGCTCCGGGCCCTGCTGTCCGAGGTCATGATTCGCAACCGGCGCAGCAGCGTCGACGTCAAGTTCACCAAGCGGCAAGCCCATACGAAAACCGTCCGGTTGTCGGAACCGGAACAACGGCTTTACATCGACCTCAGCCGTTTTATTCGCGTTCATTACACGGATGATCATCCCGTTTTTTCGCGCTTTCTGCTCAAAAGCATGCAGGAGCAGATGGGCAGTGCGTTCGCCTCGGTGTTGGGATCATTGGAAAAACTCTCCACGCACCCCGGCCTGGGTCCGGATGACAAGCGGGCTGTGACGGAATTCGCCGAACGCGCCGCCGAGATTGCCGCAACGGAAGGGGAGCAAAGCGCCAAAGTTGCGGAACTCATCCGGATCCTGTCGGCATTCGGCGATAAGATGATCGTATTCACGAAATACCGCGCCACCCAGGAGATCCTGGTCCGGGCCCTGCGCCGGCGCGATTTTCGCGTGGCGGAGTTTCACGGCGGGCTCACCCGGAAAGAGAAAGACCGCGAGGTCGCCTATTTTCGCGAGGAAGCCGATGTGCTGGTGAGCACGGAGGTCGGAGGTGAAGGGCGCAATCTGCAGTTCTGCAACGGCATGGTCAATTTCGACCTGCCCTGGAACCCGATGGCCATCGAGCAGCGCATCGGCCGCATCCACCGGATTGGACAAACCCGGGACGTATTCGTGTACAATTTGGCGGCCCTCCATACGTTGGAACATCACATGTTGGATGTCCTCGACCGCAAAATCAACCTGTTCGAGCTCGTGGTCGGGGAAGTGGACATGATCCTCGGCGACATCGCAGAGAGCGAGGACTTTTCCGACCTGGTGATGAATGCCTGGGTCCAATCGGAAGATGAGGCCGCCGTGCAGCGCGAAATGGAACGGATCGGGGAACAGTTGCTGAAGAATAAACATCAACTGGAGCGCGTCAAGGAGCTGGATGAGCGCCTGTTCTCCTGATTGAAGGTGGGGGAAGACCGGATGGAACTGCAAAAATTGGTCACGACGGCCATCGAGGCGATGGGCGGGATCGTGGTGCCGGTGGAATACGCCCTTTGCCAGGTCGTCGTTCCGGAAGAGTACAAAGATCTGTTTCAGGGCAGGGATGAGCTGGAGGTGGCGTTTGATTTCGAGGTGGCGGAGGAAAATCCCCAAGCGGAGTTTGTCACCTTCGGCAGCTATCTGTTCGATCAGATCATGGGGTTTGTTCGCCGGCAGGCGGTGAGCACCGTTTGGTTTGCCGACATCGATCCCCCCGCACTGTCGGGCCCCTTGGACAAGATCCGCCGTTTCATGGCCGAAGAACGGGGGACTTTGACGCTGCGCAGCGAACGCCCCGTGATGGGAGCATGGGCGGTGTTTTCGTTTCGGATCGGCTATGTTTCGGACGAGAAAGAGGAAGAATTCTGCCGGGTATGGGTGGACATGACCCGAGGGGCCCTCGATGAAGACATGGGCAGAAGCGCGGATGGGGTTCCCTATGCGGACACGCCTGTGCACGCCCTGCCGGTGGTCGCGCGAACCGATGTCCCGGGTGCGTTCCGCCTGGCGTTGGAGCAGGTGACCGAGGTGGGGCAGCGAGGACGGCTGCAGCGGGTCAGGCAGGCGGAACTGGAGCGGGAGAGAAAGCGCATCGTCGACTACTATGACGAATTGAGCCGGGAGATCGTCAAACGGACCGGGCGTAAAGGACTGACGGAAGAAAAGCGAAAAGAATTGCTGGACAAGGCCCGATCCGTGGAGTTGGAGCGGCAGAAACAACTTGCGGAAATCGAGAAAAAATACGACATCCGCGTCGAGCCGGTTCTCGACCACGGCGTCGTGGTGATGGCCCCGTTGTTGGAATATGTCGTGTCCATCTCCGAGCGGCGGGTGGAGAAAGAGGTCACGCTTTATTACAACCCGATCCTGAAGCGGTTTGCTCTAGTCCCGGGCGACCGTCCATGAAAGGGACCGTTCTGCCGGGCCGAGCAGGGTGATTCTGGCGATTTTGGCCGTCGACAGGACTGTGTGGATGATGGGTCCTGTGCGCGGGGTCCATCTTGTTGTATCGAGTTCATTTGACGGAGGTGTTGCGGGGTGAGCCGAAAACCGCCGCAAGTTCGGGAAGAGCCCGTCACGTATGAGCAATACGCGGCGCTTCCCGATGACGGATACCGGTACGAGCTGGTCGACCAACGCCTGGAGCCGATGAGTCCGGCCCCGTCGACCATCCACCAGCTGTTCGTGGCAGCGCTGAGAGACGTGCTGAACGGCGAGTGCGGGAGAGACTATCTTTTGATTTTGAGCCCCATTGATGTGGTGTTTTCGGACCGCGACGTCCGCCAACCGGATCTCGTTGTGGTGCACCGGGACCGCATGGACATTGTGAGGCTGCGGGGGATTTTCGGCGTGCCGGATCTGGTGGTGGAGGTTTTGTCTCCAGGCAGTTTTCAACGCGATCGCGTCGAGAAGTGGGCGACATATTCGAAATACGGTGTGCCGGAATATTGGGTGGCCGATCCGGTGAACGGGACCTTGGATCAGTATGTGTGGAGTCGTGATCAGTTATCGCTATCAAGAGTGTACGAAGCCGACGAGTGCGTGTCTTCCGAACGACTCCCGTGCGTGAAGTTCACGATGGGCGACCTGTTGCGAATTCTGCCGAAATTGCCCGAATAAGTTAGGCCGCGGGGAGACGAGGTCTGTTACTGTCCCGCCGGCGGAATGGCGCCTATTGAGGCGTCGGATCCACGGCGATCCCATGGGATTCGAGCCACCGGATGATTTGTCGGCGATGAGCTTCGTGCTCAAAGTCAAACCAGCGTTCCCGTTCCTCCGGGTAATCGGCCAGCACGTCTTTGAAGTGTCGGAACGGTTTCCGGCCCGACAAGGCGCGCTCCAGCCGGCGTCGGATGGTGAAGGCGCTGACGGTATCGGCGAATTCGGCCATCAGTTCGTAGGCCTCGTGGGATTCGATTTGGGGGATCCGCAGGTATGTTCGGCCCAATCCGGCGTCGAGCTTCTTTTCCAATTCCTCGATGTATTCATCAGTCCCGTAAACCACCGGATCGAACCATGTCACAATCTCACCGCTGGTGACGTTTAAAAAATGTTGGCGTTCCACCCCGTTGTCAGCATATGCGTCGCACAGTTCATCGAGATTTAAGTTTGGAATCCGCTTCATGATTCACCGCCCCTCTCGGAGAGTCTGCCTCCGGTCCATGTCCAGGCTCACGATCTACTGTATAGAGTAGCTTCTCGCCGCCGATCTTTCAATGGTTCTAAAAGGCGACAAGGGGAATCCAGCCCGCAGGAATTGCCGTGCGGTTGTCGAATTGTTCTTTGGATACGCTTCAGGAAGGAGTGGGCCGGTTGACGGACGACATGTTGGAAGCCATGTATCCCTTGTGCCGTGATTTTGAAACCTTTATGGACTATGTGGGCCGGAGTGAGGTGGCGGTATCCAAGAAAAACCAGTGGCTTTCTCGCAGGGTGTTGTACGAACTCAATGGGCTGGTCAGCCGCCCCGAACCGGGTGCCACGCCGAATAAGGACCAAATTTCTTATCCTCTGTTACATTTGTTGTACCATCTCGGCCGTGCAGGGCGCTTGCTGCAAGTGGAGGCGCACAAGGCGAATCGGTGGATCCTGAAGCCGACGGAGCGGTATGAGCAATATCAACAGTTGAGCCTCGTAGAACAGTATATCTTTCTGCTGGAGACGTTTTGGGTGGATGTGAACTGGAGCGATATGGTGAGGGACACCAGGATGTGGGAGTTGCCTCCGCTGGACAGCACGTTTCGTGTACTGCTGCGTCTTCCGAGTGATCGAGTCAGCCGGCTGGCTGCGGATGACGACGGGGACGACAACACAGAGCGGATCCGTTATTTGCTGTGGTATATGGGTGAGTTTGTAGATTATTTTGCTGCCTTTGGATTCTGGACGTTTGAGGAGGACAAGGAGGAAGGGCGATATAAGGGGCGAATCGCCGTTGCAGCGATTACGCCCACGCCGCTGTTTAAGAAGATCGGGCCGGTGTTGTTACAGGAGCGCCCTTTGCAGTTGTGGAACTCGGCGATGCGCCGGGAATTCGGGGGATGGGCGGAGCGGCCGAGGCGGCTGGTTCGTAAGGTTCCCGAGGTGAAATCTTCGCCTTTTTATGAACCCTTTGTCCGCTTGTTTCCAAACGGCGAGCTCCAGCGGAGCCTGCCGCGGGAACCGCGAGGTTTCCAAAACGGGATTTATGTCTTCCAGGTTTCTCTGAGCCGCAGTTGCTGGCGAACGATCGCGGTCAGCGCCCGGCACACGGTGGAGGATCTGCATCGCGCCATTCAACGAGCTTATCGGTTCGGCGACGACCATTTATATTCATTTTTTCTCGATGGAAAAAAATGGTCTTCCCAATCCGTGAATTCACCCTACTCGGACCAAGGGCCCTACGCCAACGAGGTCCTGATCGGCGAGTTGAACCTCCTCCTTGGGCAGCGGATTCTTTATCTGTTCGATTACGGCGACGAATGGACATTTGACGTTCTGTTGCGAGAGATTCGCCCGGGAGGGGATCTGGTCAAGCCGGAGATCATCGAAACACGCGGGGAAGCGCCGGATCAGTACACGTACTGGGAGTGATTCGGCAATAAGGAGCACATCGGTGTCGCCAGGCGACCCTGGATTGCGGCCGGTCCAGGGTGCCGGGCGTGGTCGGTGGCAGCACCCGCGGGGACCGGGTCAGGGTTCTTGCGGCTCAGGGGGTGCGGGGTGACCCGAACAGGCGTCGGGAATCGTGGGTGAGGGAGGAGCCGATGGACATCCGGATGCCGTTCCCGAGTTCTTTTGGATTCTTCAATATGTACCGACCGAGGAGCCGGCTTTCGGGCGTGCCTGAATTCACGGCCTGGATAAAGGCGTCCATGACCGACTGCGGGACCGCGGCGCGATCCTGGACCAGGTGAATCTCACTGCTAACCGGGAGAGGCTTTCCGTCGAGAGAAGCGGTGTGGGCGCCGACGCGAACCAACAGCCGGTGACCTTGTTTCTCGATGATCGCCGTTTGGCCGGCTTCGTCCCAAGTGACGAGAGCTCCTTGGGCTTCCGCGGCGGACCGAAGCGGGACCTCGGCGTCCGCACCGACAGCGGCGGGTGGGAACAACAGCATCACCGTCGTGACGACCGAAGTCGCGATCGGAATTGTTCGCCGGGGGATGAAAGGAAAAGGCATGGTCAGTTCCTCCTTATCAATCGGAAAAAAGTTTTTATCTCTTCGGATGAATGTACCGCAGCGGCATGAACGGATGGATGCCCAGTGCAAAAAAAAAAAAAAGGCCGCCGCGAGACTCCGCTAAAAAGACTCGCGACGGCTATGAAAGGCGGATTTCATGACTCCCCGCGTTCGACGGCGTTCCACTCCTCGTCCGTAAAGGCCCTGGATCGGGTGAGAAACCGGAGACCTTCCGGACTCTCTAAAGAAAACCCGCTTCCCCGTCCCGGCACCACGTCGATAATCAGTTGCGTGTGCCGCCAGTACGCGTACTGGGACTCGCTCATATAAAAGGGACACCCGCCGATGTCGCCCAAGTACACGTCCCGGGTGCCGACCTTGAACTCCCCGAGCGGGTAACACATCGGGGCACTGCCGTCGCAACACCCTCCCGACTGATGGAACATGAGCGGACCGTGAAGAGATTTGAGCTTTTCGATCAGCGTTAGGGCGGCCTCTGTCGCCACGACCTTCCGGGTATCCATGGCCACGTTCGCCCTCCTTTCCGAAAACCCGCGACCGGGTCTAGAACAGGCCCAAACCTCGGGTACTGTAGCTGATCAACAGATTTTTCGTCTGCTGATAATGTTCCAGCATCATCTTGTGGTTCTCGCGGCCGAAACCGGACTGCTTGTATCCGCCGAACGCCGCATGAGCCGGATACTGATGATAGGTGTTCACCCACACCCGGCCGGCCTGAATGCCGCGGCCCATCCGGTACGCCGTATTGATGTTCCTCGTCCATACGCCCGCACCCAGCCCGTACAGCGTATCGTTCGCGATTTCCAAGGCGTGGTTCGCATCTTTGAACGAAGTCACCGACAGAACGGGTCCAAAAATCTCCTCTTGAAAGATACGCATTTTGTTGTGGCCGGCAAAAATCGTCGGCTTGACATAATAACCGCCGGCCAAATCTCCGGGCAACTCGTTGCGTTCGCCTCCCAGCAGGAGTTCCGCCCCCTCCTGTTTGCCGAGGTCGATGTACGACAGGATCTTTTCGAGTTGATCCGTCGAGGCCTGGGCGCCGATCATCGTTTCCGTATCCAAGGGATTGCCCTGCTTGATCGCCTTGGTGCGTTCGATCGCCCGCTCGAGAAACGGATGGTAGATGCTCTCCTGGATCAGAGCCCGGGACGGGCAGGTACACACCTCTCCCTGGTTGAGGGCGAACAGTGCGAAACCTTCCAGTGCCTTGTCGACAAATTCGTCTTCCCGGTCGAGGACATCTTCGAAGAAGATGTTCGGCGACTTGCCGCCCAGTTCCAGTGTCACGGGGATGATGTTCTCGGAGGCGTACTGCATGATCAACCGACCGGTGGTCGTCTCCCCGGTGAACGCCACTTTTCGGATCCGCGGATTCTGGGCGAGCGGCTTCCCGGCTTCCACCCCGAACCCGTTGATCACATTGACCACTCCCGGAGGAAGGAGATCCCCGATGAGTTCCATGACCACCATGATGCTGGCCGGGGTCTGTTCCGCGGGTTTTAGCACGATGCAGTTGCCCGCAGCCAGAGCCGGGGCGAGTTTCCACGCCGCCATGAGGATGGGAAAATTCCACGGAATGATCTGGCCCACCACGCCGATGGGCTCATGAAAATGATAGGCC is from Kyrpidia tusciae DSM 2912 and encodes:
- a CDS encoding copper amine oxidase N-terminal domain-containing protein, encoding MPFPFIPRRTIPIATSVVTTVMLLFPPAAVGADAEVPLRSAAEAQGALVTWDEAGQTAIIEKQGHRLLVRVGAHTASLDGKPLPVSSEIHLVQDRAAVPQSVMDAFIQAVNSGTPESRLLGRYILKNPKELGNGIRMSIGSSLTHDSRRLFGSPRTP
- a CDS encoding Uma2 family endonuclease, giving the protein MSRKPPQVREEPVTYEQYAALPDDGYRYELVDQRLEPMSPAPSTIHQLFVAALRDVLNGECGRDYLLILSPIDVVFSDRDVRQPDLVVVHRDRMDIVRLRGIFGVPDLVVEVLSPGSFQRDRVEKWATYSKYGVPEYWVADPVNGTLDQYVWSRDQLSLSRVYEADECVSSERLPCVKFTMGDLLRILPKLPE
- the exaC gene encoding acetaldehyde dehydrogenase ExaC, whose translation is MIYEQPGRPGSKVSFKSRYDNWIGGKWTPPVKGNYFPNISPVNGKPFCEVARSTAEDIELALDAAHAAKETWGRTPVARRAEILNRIADRMEANLEMLAVAETWDNGKPVRETLAADIPLAIDHFRYFAGVIRAQEGGISEIDHDTVAYHFHEPIGVVGQIIPWNFPILMAAWKLAPALAAGNCIVLKPAEQTPASIMVVMELIGDLLPPGVVNVINGFGVEAGKPLAQNPRIRKVAFTGETTTGRLIMQYASENIIPVTLELGGKSPNIFFEDVLDREDEFVDKALEGFALFALNQGEVCTCPSRALIQESIYHPFLERAIERTKAIKQGNPLDTETMIGAQASTDQLEKILSYIDLGKQEGAELLLGGERNELPGDLAGGYYVKPTIFAGHNKMRIFQEEIFGPVLSVTSFKDANHALEIANDTLYGLGAGVWTRNINTAYRMGRGIQAGRVWVNTYHQYPAHAAFGGYKQSGFGRENHKMMLEHYQQTKNLLISYSTRGLGLF
- a CDS encoding IS1096 element passenger TnpR family protein, producing the protein MRLSNCSLDTLQEGVGRLTDDMLEAMYPLCRDFETFMDYVGRSEVAVSKKNQWLSRRVLYELNGLVSRPEPGATPNKDQISYPLLHLLYHLGRAGRLLQVEAHKANRWILKPTERYEQYQQLSLVEQYIFLLETFWVDVNWSDMVRDTRMWELPPLDSTFRVLLRLPSDRVSRLAADDDGDDNTERIRYLLWYMGEFVDYFAAFGFWTFEEDKEEGRYKGRIAVAAITPTPLFKKIGPVLLQERPLQLWNSAMRREFGGWAERPRRLVRKVPEVKSSPFYEPFVRLFPNGELQRSLPREPRGFQNGIYVFQVSLSRSCWRTIAVSARHTVEDLHRAIQRAYRFGDDHLYSFFLDGKKWSSQSVNSPYSDQGPYANEVLIGELNLLLGQRILYLFDYGDEWTFDVLLREIRPGGDLVKPEIIETRGEAPDQYTYWE
- a CDS encoding DEAD/DEAH box helicase encodes the protein MNRYLFKPNWDLLELNALEMDRGLVHFFRSVYELNDHDVVEVEFVNGRGVSRKLKVNMADRLLQGRGIKGLFTPYEGADYLFIEAGPDGTIRVSDWSGGSDGSGELAASAIQPDVTQRTAAVLSAMSQMKRQEQVWFDLYDAAKQFAVSRVDDLICLPHIRELEPFEYQIKTVQSVMHQFKGRALLCDEVGLGKTVEAGICMMEYIMRGLAKKILILVPPSLINQWHEEMKRKFNQDFIRSDDRAFIALGEEAWRRYNKVIASLATAKRPNHRRVISDIHYDLIVVDEAHHVKNRNSVAWQFVNSLKKKYMLLLTATPVQNSLEELYNLITLLKPGQLKTYSHFRRHFVVDNQGVEVKNADKLRALLSEVMIRNRRSSVDVKFTKRQAHTKTVRLSEPEQRLYIDLSRFIRVHYTDDHPVFSRFLLKSMQEQMGSAFASVLGSLEKLSTHPGLGPDDKRAVTEFAERAAEIAATEGEQSAKVAELIRILSAFGDKMIVFTKYRATQEILVRALRRRDFRVAEFHGGLTRKEKDREVAYFREEADVLVSTEVGGEGRNLQFCNGMVNFDLPWNPMAIEQRIGRIHRIGQTRDVFVYNLAALHTLEHHMLDVLDRKINLFELVVGEVDMILGDIAESEDFSDLVMNAWVQSEDEAAVQREMERIGEQLLKNKHQLERVKELDERLFS
- a CDS encoding UPF0158 family protein, which gives rise to MKRIPNLNLDELCDAYADNGVERQHFLNVTSGEIVTWFDPVVYGTDEYIEELEKKLDAGLGRTYLRIPQIESHEAYELMAEFADTVSAFTIRRRLERALSGRKPFRHFKDVLADYPEERERWFDFEHEAHRRQIIRWLESHGIAVDPTPQ
- a CDS encoding OmpH family outer membrane protein, with translation MELQKLVTTAIEAMGGIVVPVEYALCQVVVPEEYKDLFQGRDELEVAFDFEVAEENPQAEFVTFGSYLFDQIMGFVRRQAVSTVWFADIDPPALSGPLDKIRRFMAEERGTLTLRSERPVMGAWAVFSFRIGYVSDEKEEEFCRVWVDMTRGALDEDMGRSADGVPYADTPVHALPVVARTDVPGAFRLALEQVTEVGQRGRLQRVRQAELERERKRIVDYYDELSREIVKRTGRKGLTEEKRKELLDKARSVELERQKQLAEIEKKYDIRVEPVLDHGVVVMAPLLEYVVSISERRVEKEVTLYYNPILKRFALVPGDRP
- a CDS encoding DUF779 domain-containing protein, encoding MDTRKVVATEAALTLIEKLKSLHGPLMFHQSGGCCDGSAPMCYPLGEFKVGTRDVYLGDIGGCPFYMSESQYAYWRHTQLIIDVVPGRGSGFSLESPEGLRFLTRSRAFTDEEWNAVERGES